A region of Argentina anserina chromosome 5, drPotAnse1.1, whole genome shotgun sequence DNA encodes the following proteins:
- the LOC126795824 gene encoding uncharacterized protein LOC126795824: MDIDEAGLQRKLKLNELEEIRNEAYDSAMIYKDNAKTFHDRMIKKKDFVVGQKVLLFHSRLKLFPGKLRSRWLGPFVITHIFPSGAIRIKGIKIDKEFTVNGHRLKPYYENFVEPNVEETSLIEPKASEFLEIV, encoded by the coding sequence atggacattgatgaggccggattacaAAGAAAGTTGAAATTaaatgagcttgaagagattcgaAATGAGGCCTACGATTCGGCTATGATTTACAAGGACAATGCTAAAACGTTCCATGACCGTATGATTAAGAAGAAAgactttgtcgttgggcagaaagttctattgtttcattctcgacttaaGCTGTTTCCGGGAAAATTACGTTCTAGATGGCTTGGCCCGTTTGTTATTACTCacatttttccttctggtgctatcaGGATTAAAGGTATAAAGATTGATAAGGAGttcacggtcaatggacatcgcttgaagccgtactatgaAAACTTTGTGGAGCCTAACGTGGAGGAGACTTCTCTCATTGAACCTAAAGCAAGTGAATTTTtggagatagtctag